A single Cyclopterus lumpus isolate fCycLum1 chromosome 15, fCycLum1.pri, whole genome shotgun sequence DNA region contains:
- the lhcgr gene encoding LOW QUALITY PROTEIN: lutropin-choriogonadotropic hormone receptor (The sequence of the model RefSeq protein was modified relative to this genomic sequence to represent the inferred CDS: deleted 1 base in 1 codon), translating to MKAAVDPVESTVSSPVSRMAPRAVRLLVSLCAVLNVRSCRAYTCPAICSCGADAFQCSRDTQLASRARATSNRLWLMHLPLKEVPTHAFKELIDITVIEISQSNCITRINRHAFLSLHSLAKISVQNINSLRVIEKGAFTDLPKLEYLSISNTGLIHFPDFTTISSLVPNVILEMADNMRIDIIPANSFQGITEKSVDMNLFRNGFKKIKSHAFNGTKLSTLILRDNWYLSEIEEDAFEGATGPSSLDVSSTALSSLPPTGLRQVRFLKARFAFALKTLPPLESLAELLEAELEYPSHCCAFHTSRRKQRESALKNFTKLCDLNDTELEPTADGEDLVDYNNFQYPDLEFDCLKSPLVKCTPKTDAFNPCEDLLGFPFLRCLTWIITVFAVIGNLAVLAMLLISHHKLTISRFLMCNLAFADLCMGLYLMLIAFMDHLSRHEYYNHATDWQTGPGCGIAGFLTVFASELSLYTLTVISLERWHTITNAMHVNKRLRMHHVAAIMGAGWAFSLLVALLPLVGVSSYSKVSICLPMDIDTLGSQLYVVAVLILNVVAFLVVCSCYISIYVSVHNPEHSTRHGDTKIAKRMAVLIFTDFVCMAPISFFAISAALRVPLITVSHSKILLIVFYPINSLCNPFLYTLFTRAFRKDVCQLLSRCSCCHANTDFYRSQTLASHLNSTQKTPDKNLTRLASMPITLR from the exons ATGAAGGCAGCAGTGGATCCAGTTGAGAGCACAG TGAGTAGCCCGGTGTCACGCATGGCTCCCCGGGCGGTCCGGCTCCTGGTCTCTCTGTGCGCTGTCCTGAATGTGCGCTCGTGCCGCGCGTACACCTGTCCGGCCATCTGTAGCTGCGGCGCCGACGCGTTTCAGTGCAGCAGAGACACCCAGCTGGCCTCTCGGGCACGAGCAACAAGTAACCGACT ATGGCTTATGCATCTGCCCTTGAAAGAAGTCCCCACTCATGCCTTCAAGGAGCTCATCGACATTACAGTAAT AGAGATCTCCCAGAGCAACTGCATCACACGGATAAATAGACAtgccttcctctccctccacagCCTGGCTAAAAT TTCTGTGCAGAACATCAACAGTCTGAGGGTTATTGAAAAAGGTGCCTTCACTGACCTCCCCAAGCTGGAATATTT GAGCATCTCCAACACGGGGCTAATACACTTCCCAGACTTCACAACAATCTCTTCCCTGGTGCCAAATGTTATCCT AGAAATGGCCGACAACATGAGGATTGACATCATTCCTGCCAATTCTTTCCAGGGTATAACAGAGAAGTCTGTTGACAT GAACCTGTTCAGAAACGGCTTCAAGAAAATCAAATCTCATGCATTCAATGGAACCAAGCTCAGCACACT GATTTTGAGAGACAACTGGTATCTCAGTGAGATTGAAGAAGACGCTTTTGAAGGAGCCACAGGTCCGAGTTCTCT GGATGTTTCCTCCACTGCTCTGAGCTCGCTCCCCCCTACTGGATTGAGGCAGGTGAGGTTTCTGAAAGCAAGATTTGCCTTTGCTCTGAAAACCCTCCCTCCACTGGAGAGCCTGGCTGAGCTGCTGGAGGCCGAACTTGAGTACCCCAGCCACTGCTGTGCCTTCCACACATCGCGCCGGAAACAAAG ggaAAGTGCCTTAAAGAACTTCACAAAGTTGTGTGATCTCAACGATACTGAATT AGAGCCCACTGCAGATGGCGAGGACCTTGTCGATTACAACAACTTTCAGTACCCGGACCTGGAATTTGATTGTCTTAAAAGCCCCTTGGTCAAGTGCACGCCAAAGACAGATGCCTTCAACCCCTGTGAGGACCTGCTGGGCTTTCCCTTCCTGCGCTGTCTCACCTGGATAATCACCGTGTTCGCTGTGATCGGTAACCTGGCTGTTCTGGCTATGCTGCTAATTAGCCACCACAAGCTAACCATCTCCAGGTTCCTCATGTGTAACCTGGCCTTCGCTGACCTGTGCATGGGACTCTACCTGATGCTCATTGCCTTCATGGATCACCTCTCCCGTCACGAGTATTACAACCACGCCACGGACTGGCAGACAGGGCCCGGATGTGGCATAGCAGGGTTCTTGACGGTGTTCGCCAGCGAGCTATCGTTGTATACACTGACTGTAATTAGCCTCGAACGCTGGCACACCATCACCAATGCCATGCATGTCAACAAGAGGCTGCGGATGCACCACGTGGCGGCCATAATGGGGGCGGGCTGGGCCTTCTCTCTGCTGGTCGCCCTGCTCCCTCTGGTGGGGGTCAGCAGCTACAGCAAAGTGAGCATCTGTCTGCCCATGGACATCGACACGCTGGGCTCTCAGTTGTATGTGGTGGCTGTGCTCATCCTCAACGTTGTCGCTTTCCTGGTGGTCTGCTCCTGTTACATAAGCATATATGTGAGTGTTCACAACCCAGAGCACTCTACCCGTCATGGCGACACCAAGATTGCCAAGCGCATGGCTGTGCTCATTTTCACAGACTTTGTGTGCATGGCCCCGATCTCCTTCTTCGCCATCTCCGCAGCCCTCCGTGTGCCCCTCATAACCGTGTCTCACTCTAAGATTCTGCTCATCGTGTTTTATCCCATCAACTCCCTGTGCAACCCTTTCTTGTACACCCTCTTCACGCGGGCTTTTAGGAAGGACGTGTGCCAGCTGCTGAGTCGCTGCAGCTGCTGCCATGCCAACACGGACTTCTACAGGTCACAGACTCTGGCTTCACACCTCAACTCGACCCAAAAAACTCCCGAC AAAAACCTCACTCGCTTAGCTTCTATGCCTATCACATTAAGATGA
- the gtf2a1l gene encoding TFIIA-alpha and beta-like factor, translating to MLTNTGPVAKLYLSIIDDVIESMRELFLDEGLEDRVLDDLKHLWESKMMQSKAMEDFRKNNINSANFVLQLPANYSRTNQALTVVIPASQNFHSFPMKNNSEMLPTFSLPAGLSYPVQIPAGVTLQTASGQLYKVNVPVVVTQAPAGQPPLSRLVQKIGERRDAPAPQSAAAPPNTLYRPQEAEPPSLPATADKQPPHPKTNFPPAQQSSLPQPLLVPPAEPSQPQPQPSVSLEPKVPLEENEPRPPPEPVNLSMAASPCSQLLDFQISTEEALTQTGQLKTRDIDDILKEVIEEEKKKAEMARNLAPAKTDNQSEGVLGLDLDFNYSELSDIVQLDGPAGNSDMEEEEPVSLEDNDFLGIINAEAIKALEGGDGSSDGNSISSSSDGDGADELDNVEEEDPLNSGDDVIEQDIPDLFDTDNVIVCQYDKIHRSKNRWKFHLKDGVMCYGGRDYVFSKAVGEAEW from the exons ATGCTGACCAACACGGGCCCCGTG GCCAAACTCTACTTGTCCATAATTGATGATGTCATTGAGAGTATGAGGGAGCTCTTCTTGGATGAAGGGCTTGAAGACCGCGTCCTGGACGATTTAAAACAC CTTTGGGAGTCAAAGATGATGCAGTCAAAAGCAATGGAAGACTTCAGGAAAAATAATATCAACTCGGCCAACTTTGTACTGCAGCTCCCCGCCAACTACAGTCGGACCAATCAGGCACTCACAG TTGTGATCCCTGCAAGTCAGAATTTCCACAGTTTCCCCATGAAG AACAATTCAGAGATGCTTCctactttctctctccctgctggGTTATCTTACCCTGTGCAGATACCAGCTGGAGTCACTCTACAAACAGCTTCAG GTCAACTTTACAAGGTCAATGTTCCTGTCGTGGTGACTCAGGCCCCAGCAGGTCAGCCACCTCTATCCCGACTCGTGCAGAAGATCGGTGAGCGGAGAGATGCTCCTGCCCCTCAGTCAGCTGCAGCCCCACCAAATACCTTGTATCGTCCTCAGGAGGCGGAGCCACCCTCTCTCCCAGCGACCGCTGACAAGCAGCCGCCACATCCAAAGACCAATTTCCCCCCCGCTCAGCAGAGCAGCCTCCCCCAGCCGTTGCTagttcctcctgctgagccctcacagcctcagcctcagcccTCAGTCTCTCTCGAGCCAAAGGTCCCGCTGGAAGAAAATGAGCCAAGACCACCACCCGAACCTGTGAACCTCAGTATGGCCGCCTCACCCTGCAGTCAGTTATTAGACTTCCAGATCAGCACCGAGGAGGCTTTGACACAGACGGGACAGTTAAAGACCAGAGACATCGATGACATCCTGAAAGAAGTGattgaggaggagaaaaagaaggcaGAAATGGCCAGGAATCTGGCGCCCGCCAAGACTGACAACCAGTCTGAGGGTGTTCTTGGG CTGGACCTGGACTTCAACTACAGCGAGCTGTCGGACATCGTTCAGCTGGATGGTCCTGCAGGCAACTCTGacatggaagaggaagagccaGTTTCCCTGGAAGACAACGACTTCCTGGGTATAATCAACGCAGAGGCCATAAAGGCCCTGGAGGGAGGAGACGGAAGCAGCGACGGCAACAGCATCTCCTCCAGCAGCGACGGCGACGGAGCAGATGAACTCGATAACGTAGAGGAAGAG GATCCTTTGAACTCAGGTGATGATGTGATTGAGCAGGACATCCCAGATCTCTTTGACACAGACAATGTTATTGTTTGCCAGTATGACAAA ATTCACCGCAGTAAGAACCGCTGGAAGTTTCATTTGAAGGATGGAGTGATGTGTTACGGAGGCAGGGACTACGTGTTCTCTAAAGCTGTTGGGGAAGCCGAGTGGTGA
- the LOC117743962 gene encoding stonin-1, translated as MCSTNHSNWVTFEDDSTPLSSPQKPLQSPGLIKASVPRPNGLKLVLPPIRDTSWSFNSSLESPQSHSSLSGSSCVPCNTPSCTPVSEIPNSASPFHSNTGEKNDFFRSFSSTCTTSVPSPAPEDQTSESPRPFPSFQGRSGHYNPFWDGSRHSADVDSSSSDSEAENSLPRFFIRTKDGSEPPRDHLQSSFSYVCHQLEGLRAGSDRETEKDGERRLSCKSEVLSEGASQFVPRGLFRSQKRDGWSVLLRIPEKKNRMSSRQWGPIYLRLLPGGVLQMYYEKGLEKPFKELQLLPQCRLSDLKLESYGEPRKVLSVKVEHFSYTEKKRYHPKLEVSHEAEAEELLKFGSTVHDDMKDLVVSMEEEIFKLCFHHQQRRHYEEQELSLQITDHIWIQLDKFGDVMERTAFTQIHCLAFLNGLGDCFLALNDLGLMRFDSSYGTEEDGELWMEIADCHFHKSVNETEFQRSRLVKFSPPEACRVELMRYKTAILGCTEIPFSVKAVVTVQGAYVELQAFLNMSATFLSAVGVSDTYPLCENVVIRVPVPGNWVKVTQTVALLRQRSLKARMNRNACLGAVGSADSQPVMQVTIGTVKYENVYSAVVWRIDRLPAKNTAVDHPHSFSCKLELGSDQEIPSDWYPFVTMECEIMGAVVSQTRVKSLGTANDIQPQKHVTSWTRYHCQVEVEKKWIETESQKQSGCMTQ; from the exons ATGTGTTCCACAAATCACTCAAACTGGGTCACATTTGAAGATGACAGCACACCGCTCTCGTCACCTCAAAAGCCCCTACAGTCGCCAGGGCTTATCAAAGCATCGGTACCGCGTCCCAATGGACTGAAATTAGTCCTTCCCCCGATCAGAGACACCTCCTGGAGCTTCAATAGTTCTCTGGAATCACCTCAAAGCCACTCCAGTCTTAGTGGAAGTTCCTGTGTACCGTGTAACACACCCTCTTGCACTCCTGTGAGTGAGATTCCTAACAGTGCGTCCCCATTTCACTCCAACACGGGGGAAAAGAACGACTTCTTCCGGAGTTTCTCCAGCACGTGTACCACCTCAGTTCCCTCGCCTGCACCCGAGGATCAAACCTCAGAGAGCCCACGCCCTTTCCCTTCTTTCCAGGGGCGCTCAGGACACTATAACCCCTTCTGGGATGGATCTAGACACAGCGCAGATGTGGACAGCTCCTCCTCAGACTCAGAAGCTGAAAACAGCCTACCACGTTTCTTCATACGGACCAAAGACGGCAGTGAGCCTCCGCGTGACCACCTCCAGAGCTCCTTCTCCTACGTTTGCCACCAACTGGAAGGCCTACGGGCAGGATCGGATCGGGAGACGGAAAAAGATGGGGAGAGGCGGCTGAGTTGCAAAAGCGAGGTGCTCAGCGAGGGTGCGTCGCAGTTCGTTCCTCGGGGTCTGTTTCGTAGCCAGAAGAGAGACGGCTGGTCTGTCTTGCTCAGGATTCCTGAAAAAAAGAACCGCATGTCCTCGCGACAGTGGGGGCCAATCTACCTGCGCTTGCTGCCGGGAGGTGTGCTGCAGATGTACTACGAGAAAGGGCTGGAGAAGCCGTTCAAGGAGTTGCAGCTTCTCCCCCAGTGCAGGCTCTCGGATCTTAAACTGGAAAGCTACGGCGAGCCCCGCAAAGTCCTCTCGGTCAAGGTGGAACATTTCTCGTACACGGAAAAGAAGCGCTACCACCCGAAGCTGGAGGTCAGTCATGAGGCGGAGGCGGAGGAGCTGCTCAAGTTTGGCTCCACAGTGCACGATGACATGAAGGACCTGGTCGTCTCCATGGAAGAGGAAATCTTCAAACTGTGTTTTCACCACCAGCAGAGGCGGCACTACGAGGAGCAGGAGCTGTCCTTGCAGATCACCGATCATATCTGGATACAGCTGGATAAGTTTGGAGATGTCATGGAGCGGACAGCCTTCACCCAGATTCACTGTCTGGCTTTCCTGAACGGACTCGGGGATTGTTTTCTTGCCCTCAACGATCTCGGGCTCATGCGCTTTGACTCCAGCTATGGGACTGAGGAGGACGGGGAACTCTGGATGGAGATCGCGGACTGCCATTTTCACAAGTCTGTGAATGAGACCGAGTTTCAGAGGTCCCGGCTCGTAAAGTTCTCACCTCCTGAGGCCTGCAGGGTGGAACTGATGCGCTATAAGACGGCGATTTTGGGCTGCACAGAAATTCCCTTCTCGGTCAAAGCTGTTGTCACAGTTCAAGGTGCCTATGTGGAGCTGCAGGCCTTTCTTAACATGTCGGCCACCTTCCTTTCTGCAGTGGGGGTGTCCGACACGTACCCACTGTGTGAGAATGTAGTGATCCGCGTGCCGGTTCCAGGCAACTGGGTCAAAGTGACGCAGACCGTGGCCTTGCTGCGGCAGAGGTCACTGAAGGCCCGTATGAACAGAAATGCCTGCTTGGGCGCTGTCGGCTCTGCAGATTCACAGCCTGTCATGCAGGTGACCATCGGCACTGTCAAGTATGAGAATGTATACTCAGCCGTCGTGTGGAGGATCGACAGACTGCCCGCGAAGAATACGG CGGTGGATCATCCCCATTCATTTTCCTGCAAGCTGGAGCTGGGATCCGACCAGGAGATCCCAAGTGACTGGTACCCGTTTGTCACGATGGAATGTGAAATTATGGGTGCAGTCGTGTCACAGACCAGGGTGAAGTCGCTGGGCACTGCGAACGACATCCAGCCGCAGAAACATGTAACCAGTTGGACGCGCTATCATTGTCAG gtggaggtggaaaaGAAATGGATTGAAACGGAGTCACAGAAGCAATCCGGCTGCATGACGCAGTGA